Within the Methanobacterium sp. genome, the region CACTGTTGAATGTCCGGTGGAGATTCCGGTAAATATTATGATGGAGGAGTTAAGGAGTGAATCTGTTGAAAAGGAAATTTATCCAGAAAAACATGGTAAAATCCGGAATAACCTTAAAAAGAGAAGGTCTCCATTTAAACAAAGGAATAATAAATTAATTTAAAATAAGTAATTGCCCTAATAAGAATCATAGGTTTTAAATATTAGTTACAAGACTTGATATATAATAAAAAGGAGGAATCATATTTGCTTCTCTTGATCAGTCCTATAAACACACAAGAAGCACGAGAAGCCATAGATGGCGGTGCAGATATAATTGACGTTAAAAATCCTAAAGAGGGTTCACTAGGGGCTAATTTCCCCTGGGTCATTAAAAATATACGTGAAATAACCCCCAAGGACATGCAAGTTAGTGCAACTCTGGGAGATGTCCCATACAAACCAGGGACAGTGGCCCTGGCAGCTGCTGGTGCAGTTGTTTCCGGTGCAGATTATATAAAGGTAGGATTATATGGTACCAAAAACTACTCTGAAGCTCTGGAAGTAATGGAAAACGTGGTTAAAGCGGTTCATGAATTTAACGATGATGCGGTTGTTGTGGCATCAGGATATGCCGATGCACATCGCGTAGGTGCAGTGGACCCCATGGACATACCCAAGGTAGCTGCAGATAGTGGAGCCGACCTGGCTATGGTGGACACTGCAGTTAAAGACGGGAAAACACTTTTTGATTTCATGAATGAAGAAACCATTTCCCAGTTCACCAATGAAATACACGATTATGGCCTTAAATCCGCACTCGCCGGTTCAGTCACCAAAGAACAGTTACCCTTACTTGCTGAGCTTGGTTGCGATGTGGCAGGAATAAGAGGTGCTGCCTGTGTAGGTGGAGACCGAAATTCCGGACATATACATCATGAGGCTGTTGCCGGTCTAAAAGAACTAGTTAAAGGTCTTTGAAAGCTGGTTTAAGATATTTAAAAGCTGATTTAAGGTCTTTAAAAGCTGATTTAAGGTCTTTAAAAGCTGGTTGAAGGACTTAATAAAATCCATTTATACCATCTAAAAAAAACTTTAATACAAAACTATCTCTAAAATAATTACAGTAGAGAGAGGTGATCACGAGTTGATCCTACATAATGGTGATTGGACATAAGTCACTGTTAGTTGATTTTAAAGATTCACTTTTAATTTTAATCCACCGTAGGTGGAATGGAGGAGAAATGTTATGTTTTCAGATAAATTGAAAAAAGCCCCGGAAGGATACACATTTGATGACTTTTTACTGGTTCCAAACATATCCAATGTTGAACCAAAAGATGTGGGAACTAAAAGCAAGGTATCGCGAAATTACAGTCTCAACATCCCATTTGTGAGTTCGGCCATGGACACAGTTACCGAAGCCGATATGGCCATTGCACTGGCTCAGGAAGGCGGTTTAGGAGTTATCCACCGTAACATGAGCATTAAAGAACAGGTGGCAGAGGTTGAAAAAGTCAAAAGTTCCGAGGACCTGACAATAAGAGATGTTATAACCACTTCTCCAGATAGTTCCATCCATGAAGCCAGTATAATTATGGATATGGAAGATGTCAGTGGTCTTCCAGTGGTGGATAATGGAAAGGTAATCGGTATTATCAGTAGGCGTGACATTAAACCCATTATAAACTCCGATGCTCAGAAAAAGGTCCGTGAGTTCATGACCGAGGAAGTGGTGACCATCACTGAATCAGCTACTCCAGAGGAAGCATTGGACATTGCCTATGATAACAAAGTGGAACGATTACCCATAGTTCGAAATAACCGCATAGTGGGCATTGTAACCATCAGAGATATATTAGAACGTAAAAAGCACCCTAACGCTGTCAGAGACTCTGATGGACGTTTCCTGGTTGCTGCTGCCACTGGTCCCTTTGACCTGGAAAGGGCCATTGCCCTGGATAAAGCAGGAGCAGATATTATTGCCATGGATGTGGCCCATGCCCACAAACCAGATATTATAAAGTCCGCCAAGAAAATAAAAAATAACATACAGGCTGACCTGCTGGTGGGCAATATTGCAACTGGTGACGCAGCAGAAGCAATCATAGCTGGTGCGGATGTTGATGGTTTGAAGGTGGGTATAGGTCCTGGATCAATTTGTACCACCAGAATTATAGCTGGTGTGGGAGTTCCCCAGTTAACTGCCATATCATCTGTGGCCGACGTTGCCAGGGAACAGGGAGTTCCAGTGATTGGTGACGGAGGATTAAGATACTCAGGAGATGTTGCCAAAGCCATAGCAGTGGGAGCAGATGCAGTTATGGTTGGAAGCCTCCTGGCAGGAACCACCGAATCTCCTGGTGAGGTGGTTATAATGAACGGCCGCAAATTCAAACAGTACCGTGGAATGGGATCACTGGGTGCCATGACTGGAGGTTCCGGAGCAGGAACAGACCGTTACTTCCAGGAAGTTAAAGGGCCAATGAAACACGCTAAACTGGTACCGGAAGGTGTTGAAGGAGTTGTACCATTCAAAGGACCTGTGAATGAAGTGATATTCCAGCTCATGGGTGGTCTTAAAGCTTCAATGGGATACTCCGGCGCTTCTAATATAAAAGAAATGTGGGAAAAAGCCAGATTTGTCAGAATCACCTCCAGTGGTATGACCGAAAGCCATCCCCATGATCTGTTAATAACCAATGAAAGTCCCAACTACCCCACAACCCGACTCATGTAAGAGTTGGGGGAATAATATTTTTTTTAAATTTTAGGGATATTTTTTTAATGATGAAAACATTTTCTTTAATAAGAACATTTTCTTTATGTATCCTGAATAACTCTGAGGTTTAAAAAATTCATGAAGTCTTGTATAATACTATGTGGTGGCAGAAGCCGGCGTATGGGGCAGGATAAAGGGTTAATGGCTTTAGACGGTACCCCCTTGATTATTCATACTTTAGAGATTGTTGAAGATATTGTTGATGAGATCATACTGGTTTTAAGAGACAAAAAACAGCTTGATTTATACATAAAATGTGTTAATGAGTTTAAAAATCAAAATCCTGAACATACCCCTGAGATCCGTATGGTAACCGATATTGAAATGGACCAGGGACCACTCTTTGGATTATATACTGGTTTATCCCATATAAAATCTGATGGAGCTCTGGTATTGCCATGTGATTCCCCTTTTATCTCAACTTACTTTGTAAATAAAATTTTCAAATTAAGTGATGAGCGTGATGTTCAGGCCATGGTTCCAATGTGGCCCGATGGATCAACTGAACCATTACATGCATATTACCGCTCTGAATGCATTCCTGTGATCCAAGATAAATTAAAAAATGGATTTCGAAATGTTAAATCGTTGTTAGAACAGATAAATGTGGTTTACATTGACGTTAGAACTTTAGATCCGGAGGAAAAAAGTTTCATTAATTTAAATCGTCCGGAAGATGTGTTTACCACTTTGAGAAAATAAAAAAAGGCATATTTTTGTTTTGAAGGATTTAAATTCTATATAACTGATTAATTTGATTGATATATTATTAAAACAGATTAAATGTTAACTATTTACACAAGAAATCTTTCTAATGGCTTCAATAATTAGTTAGGTTTAGTTTATTTTAGATAATCCTAGATAGGTAAAAAAAGGAGATTACACATTCTAATGGATTTAAAGAGATTATAATGATTTATGGAAATAATTGGCGGAATATATTATTTTAAGAACTTTATATTAAAATTTCCACCGGGGGAACATCGTCAAGAGGTGTAATGTCCACGCTTCCAGGGTTTCTTCCCATTTGAAGGAAGAACGTGTTAACCCTTTCAATCATGTCAATATATTCTCTTTTATCAATGCGGCAGCCTTCAACAACCGCATATTCAGGCAGGTCTCCATTCAACCTTTTAAACTCTAATACCTTATCCACCATTTTTCTATACTGCTCGAGAGTCAAACTCTCCATTAAATCAACCACATTTTAGTTTTTTAATGTTATTGGTAACACTACTTAAAAAGGTTGCGGAATTAATCATGAACGAAGCGGAATTAATCATGCCTGAATATAAAAAATGGCTAATAATAATCCAGTGTGAAATAAAAAAAATAAAAAAAAATAGGAGATTTCTAGGGGTTAATACTTAACCAACTAGTTACTTAACCCAGCTAGTCTGATATTTCCACATGCGACTGGGGATCAAAGGGGTTGGTTCTGATGGCCAGTGAGAACAGGTAAGGGTAGTTGTTCATCAAATGTTCCATGTACTGCAACCATTCCAGGATCAGTAGGCTGTAGATCCTGACCACGTCACCAGAAAGGTGATTGTAGTCCGCTTTAGGAAGTTTGGAGATGTCATCACGGTTTTCCAGTTCTTCCATAAGGTGGAAAACTGCCCAGAGCAGTTCAGTGAATGTTTCATGCTCCAGTAAGTTGGGGTTTTCCAGTAGAGCCAGTAAAAATTTTCTCCGGTTAACCAGGAACTTTTTAGCATTGATCAGAAATTCAATGGATTCCAAATCACCGTTGATGTTGAGTGTGTAATCGAATTCTTTGATGGTTTTTCTAGCATTTTTAAAGTCCTTTTCAGACCAGGAGGTAGTGATGAGCAGATCGTCTTTTATATGTTCTGTGTCCGGGTCAAATTTGGTTATTGCCCCTAAAAGATCAGTTCCTACTTCACTGAAAAATGCACCGATAACCATGTTCAGCTTTTCCATCATCTGCTTTTTTTCTCTGGAGCTGATTGCATTCTCAATTACCAGCACCACAAAGAGTATTTCAATGGGTAAAAAGGCAGTGTCAATACCTATATAAAATAATACTTCATGGAGGTCATGGAAGATGAGATAATTGGCTACGTAGAGTAAAGCAGAGAGGAATATTAGAAATATTCCCAGTTTTACCTTCCAACCTAAATATTTGGATAATTTCATTAATTTCACCTATTTTATTCGATTAATATCAACTTTAATTTATCAATTAATATCAACTTTAATTTGTCGATTTATATCAACTTGGATTAAATACCAGTTTAAGAGTTCAATCTATCCCTACAGGGTATTTCAGATCTTTTACCGCAGAAATAATGGTAATGGGGTTTCTTCCCATCATCATGGTTCCTCTTTCTGTGAGTTTACCCTTGGCAATGTTCACTTCAACCACATCCGGTGTCATTCTCATTTTTTTAAGGGCATTAACTGCCTCCACTCTTGTCTCCAGGAGGATGGAAGTTATCACGATCCTTCCATTTTTTTTAAGCTTTTCATATCCCTGTTTTATTATAAGGGGAAGATCACCACCACTGCCACCCACAATGAGGACATCAAATGAGTGAAGAGCTTCAATTATAACCAGGGCATCACCCTCCATTAACTGGATTTCACTGGAATAACCATGTTTTTCCAGGTTTTTCCTAGTTATATCAATGGCTTCTGGATTTTTATCCAGTGCAATAACTTTTCCAGCTCTTTGAGCGGATTCCAGTGTTAATCCCCCACTACCACAGCCCACATCCACCACTGTGTCATCAGAGGATATCTGGGCTTTGCACATTACCAGGCACCTTATTTCTTCCTTGGTTGGTCCTGGAACTTCCTTAATCTGGATGAAATCCTCATCCGGGATCATGGGATCTCTCCCTGCCATCGCTGGTAGAGGTTATGGTCAATGTGAAGTACGTCCAGTATTTTACCCACCAGGAAATCCACCAGGTCATCCATGTTCTGGGGTTGATGGTAAAAGGCAGGCATTGCTGGTAGAATAATGGCTCCTTCCCTGCTAATTCTGAGCATATTTTCCAAGTGAACCGAACGTAAGGGTGTTTCCCTGGGTACCAGTAACAGTTTCCTTCTCTCCTTTAAAGCCACATCAGCTGCTCGGGTAACTGAATTACTTGCAAATCCTGTAGAAATAGCAGATATGGTTTTCATGGTGCAGGGAACAATGATCATAGACTCGAACCTGCAGGAACCACTGTTAATGGCACTGGTCAGATCTCCGGGTTCATAGAATTCATGGCAAAGATCCCTTAACTGGTCTTCGTCCATCCCCATTTCATGTTTCAGTATAATTCTTGCAGGTTCTGTTACCACCAGGGCGGTGTTCTTCCCCATTTCTTTCAATACTTCCAGGAGTCTAACGCCATAGGTAACACCGCTAGCTCCGGTAATGGCTACAACTATCATTTTATCACCGCGTTCTCCTTAATTAACTGTAACTTTTAGATTTAACTGCCATTATAAGATTGATAGTTAATTTAATTAAAAATATCATCCGGATTTGGAATTTAATCAGGAATATTCAGGTAATCAATGAAGTTAAGACCAGATGACTGTTCTGCATATTCTTCAGGAAGGTAGATACATAGATCTGCATGGTTGAAACGAACATCTTTCAATGCCATAACTAGATGAGAAACATCCCCCAGCATAATTATATCTCCATTGACAGATACAGGAGTGGTCATCTCATGGAAAACCGGATATTCTGGAACATCCACCAGTATAAAATCTTTATCAACATCCAGATCATCGGCAATTTCTTCTTCTACCTTCTGGATGGTAGAGTTACTCATCTGGAAAATACTTTTAGGATGACTAATATCATCCAGTTTCAGGGAGTATACTCGTTTGTAAAGCTGTCTAGTATCCAGTCTTCCCATCATATTTTGAATGTAACCCTCTTCTGACCGGGCTGATGAAATGATATCTATGTCATCGTAACGGTAAATTTCATGTTCCTTGATAACATTTTTTTCCAAGAGTTTCCCCAGGCAACGTCGGAACATGGAATTAACGATTCTGGTGGTGTGATGCTGATAAACACTGGGATACATGAAATAGCGTGCCAGTAGCATGGATTCTGCAGCTTGAACACCTTTACTTCGGAGGAGAAGAAGTTCATCATCCAGTTTCATGTTGGAAATAAGGCGCTCCACATCAATGACCCCGTAGGCAACCCCTGTGTAGTAAGAATCCCGTAATAAGTAATCCATACGGTCCACGTCTAGTTCTCCGGAGATCATCTGCCCTAGAGGACCTTCACCATTAATCACCTTTAAAACTTCCTTTACTGAAAACTTTTCAGATAAGATATCTCCTAACTGTGATTCTTTAATGAGTTTGGAGGTGAGTTCTTCGTGGGATGAATCAAGAACTCGTTCCGATACATGAGAAAAAGGTCCGTGACCAGCATCATGGAGAATGGCACAGCTTCGCACCAGACTATGGGTATCTTCATCCAGCTGGAGGCTCCGGGCCAGTCGTGAAGCCAGGTACATGGTTCCAATGGAGTGTTCGAAGCGACTGTGATTGGCACCAGGATACACTAGATAGGTGAATCCTAGTTGTTTGATCCTTCGCAAGCGTTGGATCTCGGGAGTATCGGTTAATCTGACTTCAAACTCCTCTAACTGGAGGTCTCCATGGACACTATCCCTGATGAACTTCATTTAAGATCTCCCTGCATACATGCCCACTTCAAGTGATTTTCCCACAAATTAATGGATTTAGATAAATTCAAATATAAACCCCCACAAAGTAAACCCTCATATTCCATTTGAAATCCTAAAATTTAGTTTCACCTAAAATTTAGCCTCCAGACATGATAATTTTATTACCTGCGCTGCCTTCTTCCTCTTTTTTAAAGTCCAGTTCGTATTTAACTCTTTCAATTATTTCCTCCAGAGCTGTTCTGGTCTCATGCCGGTGCGCTCCAGCCACAGCCACCAAGAACAATGGATCACCAGGTTTGAACTGGCCCAGGTAGTGGACCACTGCAATATCTTTAACCCCATGTTTTTCCTGAACCTGGTCTAAGATCTTTTTAAGTTCTTTTTCAGTTTTTTGAGTATCCGGGGTGGTGAGGACGAGTTTATCCGTGGTTTTAGCCTCATCTTTCCCTCGAACAATTCCCTCAAAGGCGAATATAGCCCCACAGTCATTGATAGAGCTGCTTTCCTTGATTTGCTGGGTTAAATCATTTAGGGTGATGATTTCTTCATAATCTGAAATTATTTTGGCAATTATCATATGTCACTTACCTCCTTCCTTGATAGTTGGTTAATTCTGGAAATACCATCAATTTCATTAATAACTTCCACCACTGATTCCGGAACTAAATCTTCCCATTTCTCCCCTGAAAGCATTCTTCGCCTGACTTCTGTGCCGGAATAGCTTTTTCTATTGAATAATGGTGGTTCAGTAACTTCATAGCCCTTTTCTTTGAAGAGTCTTTGTACCAGGGGGTTACCTGAATACACATGTTTAAATGGTGGGGTTAACATTTCCATATGAGCCACCCAGAGGGAGTTACATTCAATATCCTGCACTGGAATGATATAGTAACGTGAAGCGTGTACGTTATTTTCAGAGAGAGCCTTCGTGATCATCATCACGCGCTCACCAGCAGTGAATGGGTCTTTAATACTGTGACTGACCTGTGCACTGCCAATTCCAATGATTACTTCTTCCACTTCATCCAGTATCCTTTCAATGACCTGAATATGTCCCCAGTGTAAAGGTTGCATTCTCCCAACCAGAAGTCCTCTCATACTAAAACACCAATTAGTTATTTAATAGGTTATTCACGTGCCCATATTTTACTATAGATTATAATATTCTATGGAATGATATTTACTATAGATTATAGTATTCTTGGGAATACTATCTAATGTTTAATGAACATGATTCTAAATTAATTACATATTTCATTTGATTCTAAATATTTCTCTCTTCGTACCCGCATAAATAATTAACCAAACAAGGTCAAAGATAGTTAATTTAGAGAGTTACTTATAGATCCTTTAATAGAGAGTTATGGTAGTGAATAATCTAAATCAGATATGGGATTATTGATATTTTGAGGGATAAGATGTAATAAAACGTGGAATATCTTAGAAGATAGTAAATATTCCCAGAGATTTGTCTTTAAAGATTGGTATAATATCCACTTTGAAAAAAATCATAAAAACAAGATAACCTATATATCCCGAGATGATTAACAGAGATTATGTTAAATCTTCATTAGAAAAGAAATTTTCAGGTAAAATTAATTTGTATTCATATAGATAATGAGGGAAAATGGTGATAAAGGATGATAAAGGTTGAAAATCTATCAAAAACTTACCACATGGAGGAGGGTCCTGAAATCAAGGCCCTGGATCAGGTTAACCTGGAAGTGAAGAAGGGAGAAATTGTGGGCATCATTGGAACCAGTGGTTCTGGTAAAACCAGCCTTCTCCGTATCCTCAGGGGTGTGGAGCCATTTGATGAGGGTAAAATTACTGTAGATGACGTGACTGTAACCCCTGAATCCACCACTTACTATTCCCGTAAACTGCGAAAGGCAACAGCCATTCACCTGCAACGTTCATTTGGATTATGGTCTGAAACAGCCTTAAATAATGTTATAAGGAAACTTTACGGAACTAAATATGGTGATGAAGCATTAACCGACTTTGACCTTGCTTATAGTGAGTTTGAAGATGAAGCCATGGAAATACTGCGAGTGGTGGGTCTGGATCATAAGGCCACTCATTTCGCCCCGGTTCTAAGTGGTGGTGAAAAACAGAGACTTATCATGGCCCGGCAATTAGCTAAGAAGCCTAAAGTTCTCTTATTGGACGAACCAGCTACTATGTCCTGCCCTAAGACAAAACAGGAAATTTTAGATGCAATCCGTAATATCAACCAGGATCTGGGAGTGACCGTTGTCCTGGTATCCCACCTTCCGGAAGTTCATCATTACCTCTCCCAGAGACTGGTGCTCATGGAAGAAGGTCGTGTGGTGGATGAAGGATCACCAGATAAGATAATAAAGAAATTCCTCCAGAAAATGGAACCAGAACTTCCAAAACGTAACCCGGAAAATATTGGAGAAACCATAATTAAGGCCCGGGATCTGGAGAAAAGGTTCTATCTTCTTAAGGCCGGTAATGTTCTGGAGTTGAAGGATGTAAGCTTTGATATTAATGATGGGGAGATTGTTTCCCTCATAGGACAAAGTGGTGCGGGTAAAACCGTGCTCCTGCGTATGGTTGGTGGATTGGACCTTCCAGATGCCGGTACTGTCTCCTATAAACTGGATGGGGAATGGGTGGACATGCACCAACCCGGAATTAACCGAATGAATATCCGTCGTCAGATGGGATTCATGCACCAGGAGTTTGCACTGGTACACCATGCTCGTATCCGGGATCAGATAGCAGGACGACTTGGGATTAAAGGAATAAAGGTAGTGGATGAAGCTAAGAAGAAAGCAGAGGAAATGGGCATAAGTGACCTGGCACTGGATGTCCTTTACCAGTTGACTGATCTCCCTGAAAACGAGGCAAAACAGCGCCTGGAGCAGTTAGGTTTATCTGGCAGTATTTTAGACACTCTTTTCCCCAGTTTCCCGGATAATGATCTTAAAGAATACGCTGAACCTATATTTAAGGCACTGGATCTTCCACTGGATATCCTTAACCGTCGTTCTTATGAATTGTCCGGTGGTCAGAAAGTTCGGGCGACCCTGGCCCTGGTACTGACATCTAACCCCAAAGTTCTCATCTTAGATGAACCATTCGGGGATTTAGATCCAATAACCCTGCGAATGGTTTCCAATTCCCTGAAACGTATAAATGAAGAATTTAACACCACCATCATCATGGTCAGCCATCATATTGACTTCATTGATGAACTGGCCACCAGGGCCCTCCGTATGGAAGATGGTAAACTAATTGGAGATGGAAACCCTGACCAGGAGTGTGAGGAATTCATAAATAGCTGCGGAGCAGATTACCTTAAGGATATCAGCGAATGGAGGGAAAAATTACTGGAAGATTAATCAACCTAACTGGATTGGCCCTAATAGGGGCTGATCCCTATTGGGACTCCCTCTATTTGAATTAAATCAAAACTGAATTTTTAAATCCAAGTGAATTTTTAAATCTAAGTAAATTTAATATATCCTAAATTTCAATTATACCTAATTTCAATATACCTAATTTCAATATACCTAATTAACATATAATATTAGATTAGGAGATGGTTTTAGATGGAATTTAAAAGTCTTGATGTAGAAAGCTTTTACAGGGTACTGGCACCCCGACCTACCATAATCGTAACAACCGTAAGTTCTGAGGGTGAGGTGAATGCAGCTCCTTTTTCTTTTACCATGCCAGTGTCAGTGAACCCCCCATTAATTGCAGTGGCATCGGTTCCTCGCCACCATACCTATCAGAACCTGGAAGAAACTGGTGAAATGGTGATTAACATTCCCACTGCAGATATTCTAAACCAGCTCTGGGTTACCGGGGAAAAATTCCCGGAGGGAGTCAATGAAATTGAAAAAGCAGGTTTAACCGAGGTGGCTTCTCTTGAAGTTTCACCGCCCCGGATCAGGGAGTGTTTGGCTCATATGGAGTGCAAGGTTGAATTCACCCGGGAATGTGGTGATCACCAGTTAGTGGTGGGCCGCGTCGTGAGAGTCAGTGTCCGGGAAGATGCCATTAAGGAAGGACTCTTAGATGTTGAATTAATGAAGCCATTACTCCATCTTGGTGGTAAGGACTTTGTGGTGGGAGATCACCGCCGGAAAGTGGATTAAATATGAATTAAATCCAAATAATTAATTGGAATGAAGAATTAATTGGAATTAATGGGATGAGTAATAGGGTGATGAATAATAAATTTGAAATGATTGGGAATTTGAATAAAAAATAAAATTGATTAAAATAATATAATAAAATTAAAATATTAAAGATTAGGGAACATTTGAAAAATTTAAATGGGAAGTCAAAATATGTTCAACACCATAATGGTTCCTACCGATGGATCAGATTATTCTAAAAAGGCTGAAGACACCGCATTATTCCTAGCCAAAAAGCTGGGTTCTAATGTTGTTGCAGTTCACATAATCGATGAAAAACTCATATATCCATATGAGGTGCTGGAAGAAGAGGGTAAAGCCATTCTCCAAGAAGTACAAAAAAAGGGCAAAGAAATGGATGTGGAAGTCCTTGAGATACTGATTGTTGGAAACCCCACCCATGATATGGCTAAAATAACAGAAAAAACAGGGGCAGATCTGGTGGTAATAAGCACACACGGTAAAACTGGCCTGGAAAAACTCATAATGGGTAGTGTGGCTGAAAATGCCCTGAAAAAGGTCCCAGTACCAGTATTGCTGGTTAAATAATTTTTATTTTTAATTTCATATTTATTATTTATTTTTTAACTATTCTGTCCTAAATTATTATTGATTTTATTTTATTTATTATGCAGATTTATATGTAATGAAATAGGATTATAATGTGTTAACTGTTGGGAGGCTTTTAACATAGCTATGCAATTAATAAGTTTAGGGGGAGCTTAACTGAGATTAATTCTTAAATTTGTTCCTGAAAAGGATTCCCGATATGACTCTGTGAATAAGCATACCATTCAGGGATTCATATATTCACTATTACATGATACAGGTTATTCCAATTATCATAATTCCGGTGGATTCAAATATTTTTCTTATTCTAACATTTTTCCAGTTTCTGATTTTAAAAAGGGTGAAACTAAGAATTTGATTATCAGTTCCCCA harbors:
- a CDS encoding (5-formylfuran-3-yl)methyl phosphate synthase; this encodes MLLLISPINTQEAREAIDGGADIIDVKNPKEGSLGANFPWVIKNIREITPKDMQVSATLGDVPYKPGTVALAAAGAVVSGADYIKVGLYGTKNYSEALEVMENVVKAVHEFNDDAVVVASGYADAHRVGAVDPMDIPKVAADSGADLAMVDTAVKDGKTLFDFMNEETISQFTNEIHDYGLKSALAGSVTKEQLPLLAELGCDVAGIRGAACVGGDRNSGHIHHEAVAGLKELVKGL
- the guaB gene encoding IMP dehydrogenase is translated as MFSDKLKKAPEGYTFDDFLLVPNISNVEPKDVGTKSKVSRNYSLNIPFVSSAMDTVTEADMAIALAQEGGLGVIHRNMSIKEQVAEVEKVKSSEDLTIRDVITTSPDSSIHEASIIMDMEDVSGLPVVDNGKVIGIISRRDIKPIINSDAQKKVREFMTEEVVTITESATPEEALDIAYDNKVERLPIVRNNRIVGIVTIRDILERKKHPNAVRDSDGRFLVAAATGPFDLERAIALDKAGADIIAMDVAHAHKPDIIKSAKKIKNNIQADLLVGNIATGDAAEAIIAGADVDGLKVGIGPGSICTTRIIAGVGVPQLTAISSVADVAREQGVPVIGDGGLRYSGDVAKAIAVGADAVMVGSLLAGTTESPGEVVIMNGRKFKQYRGMGSLGAMTGGSGAGTDRYFQEVKGPMKHAKLVPEGVEGVVPFKGPVNEVIFQLMGGLKASMGYSGASNIKEMWEKARFVRITSSGMTESHPHDLLITNESPNYPTTRLM
- a CDS encoding molybdenum cofactor guanylyltransferase, with amino-acid sequence MKSCIILCGGRSRRMGQDKGLMALDGTPLIIHTLEIVEDIVDEIILVLRDKKQLDLYIKCVNEFKNQNPEHTPEIRMVTDIEMDQGPLFGLYTGLSHIKSDGALVLPCDSPFISTYFVNKIFKLSDERDVQAMVPMWPDGSTEPLHAYYRSECIPVIQDKLKNGFRNVKSLLEQINVVYIDVRTLDPEEKSFINLNRPEDVFTTLRK
- a CDS encoding pseudomurein-binding protein encodes the protein MESLTLEQYRKMVDKVLEFKRLNGDLPEYAVVEGCRIDKREYIDMIERVNTFFLQMGRNPGSVDITPLDDVPPVEILI
- the cbiT gene encoding precorrin-6Y C5,15-methyltransferase (decarboxylating) subunit CbiT encodes the protein MIPDEDFIQIKEVPGPTKEEIRCLVMCKAQISSDDTVVDVGCGSGGLTLESAQRAGKVIALDKNPEAIDITRKNLEKHGYSSEIQLMEGDALVIIEALHSFDVLIVGGSGGDLPLIIKQGYEKLKKNGRIVITSILLETRVEAVNALKKMRMTPDVVEVNIAKGKLTERGTMMMGRNPITIISAVKDLKYPVGID
- a CDS encoding UbiX family flavin prenyltransferase, whose product is MIVVAITGASGVTYGVRLLEVLKEMGKNTALVVTEPARIILKHEMGMDEDQLRDLCHEFYEPGDLTSAINSGSCRFESMIIVPCTMKTISAISTGFASNSVTRAADVALKERRKLLLVPRETPLRSVHLENMLRISREGAIILPAMPAFYHQPQNMDDLVDFLVGKILDVLHIDHNLYQRWQGEIP
- a CDS encoding HD domain-containing protein, which encodes MKFIRDSVHGDLQLEEFEVRLTDTPEIQRLRRIKQLGFTYLVYPGANHSRFEHSIGTMYLASRLARSLQLDEDTHSLVRSCAILHDAGHGPFSHVSERVLDSSHEELTSKLIKESQLGDILSEKFSVKEVLKVINGEGPLGQMISGELDVDRMDYLLRDSYYTGVAYGVIDVERLISNMKLDDELLLLRSKGVQAAESMLLARYFMYPSVYQHHTTRIVNSMFRRCLGKLLEKNVIKEHEIYRYDDIDIISSARSEEGYIQNMMGRLDTRQLYKRVYSLKLDDISHPKSIFQMSNSTIQKVEEEIADDLDVDKDFILVDVPEYPVFHEMTTPVSVNGDIIMLGDVSHLVMALKDVRFNHADLCIYLPEEYAEQSSGLNFIDYLNIPD
- a CDS encoding molybdenum cofactor biosynthesis protein MoaE, with protein sequence MIIAKIISDYEEIITLNDLTQQIKESSSINDCGAIFAFEGIVRGKDEAKTTDKLVLTTPDTQKTEKELKKILDQVQEKHGVKDIAVVHYLGQFKPGDPLFLVAVAGAHRHETRTALEEIIERVKYELDFKKEEEGSAGNKIIMSGG
- a CDS encoding nicotinamide-nucleotide adenylyltransferase produces the protein MRGLLVGRMQPLHWGHIQVIERILDEVEEVIIGIGSAQVSHSIKDPFTAGERVMMITKALSENNVHASRYYIIPVQDIECNSLWVAHMEMLTPPFKHVYSGNPLVQRLFKEKGYEVTEPPLFNRKSYSGTEVRRRMLSGEKWEDLVPESVVEVINEIDGISRINQLSRKEVSDI
- a CDS encoding ABC transporter ATP-binding protein, producing MIKVENLSKTYHMEEGPEIKALDQVNLEVKKGEIVGIIGTSGSGKTSLLRILRGVEPFDEGKITVDDVTVTPESTTYYSRKLRKATAIHLQRSFGLWSETALNNVIRKLYGTKYGDEALTDFDLAYSEFEDEAMEILRVVGLDHKATHFAPVLSGGEKQRLIMARQLAKKPKVLLLDEPATMSCPKTKQEILDAIRNINQDLGVTVVLVSHLPEVHHYLSQRLVLMEEGRVVDEGSPDKIIKKFLQKMEPELPKRNPENIGETIIKARDLEKRFYLLKAGNVLELKDVSFDINDGEIVSLIGQSGAGKTVLLRMVGGLDLPDAGTVSYKLDGEWVDMHQPGINRMNIRRQMGFMHQEFALVHHARIRDQIAGRLGIKGIKVVDEAKKKAEEMGISDLALDVLYQLTDLPENEAKQRLEQLGLSGSILDTLFPSFPDNDLKEYAEPIFKALDLPLDILNRRSYELSGGQKVRATLALVLTSNPKVLILDEPFGDLDPITLRMVSNSLKRINEEFNTTIIMVSHHIDFIDELATRALRMEDGKLIGDGNPDQECEEFINSCGADYLKDISEWREKLLED